From one Rhodamnia argentea isolate NSW1041297 chromosome 1, ASM2092103v1, whole genome shotgun sequence genomic stretch:
- the LOC115747830 gene encoding trafficking protein particle complex subunit 4 has translation MAAIYSLFIINKSGGLIFYKDYGSAGRMDTNDSLRVASLWHSMHAISQQLSPTVGCSGIELLEADAFDLHCFQSLTGTKFFVVCEPGTQHMEALLKVIYELYTDYVLKNPFYEMEMPIRCELFDLNLSQALQKDRVALLGR, from the exons ATGGCCGCCATCTACAGCctcttcatcatcaacaaaTCCGGAGGCTTGATCTTCTACAAG GATTACGGATCTGCGGGGAGGATGGACACGAACGACAGCTTGAGAGTGGCGAGCCTGTGGCACTCGATGCACGCCATCTCTCAGCAGCTGTCCCCGACCGTCGGATGCTCCGGGATCGAGCTCCTGGAGGCCGACGCGTTCGACCTCCACTGCTTCCAGTCCCTTACTG GGACAAAATTTTTTGTCGTCTGTGAGCCCGGAACTCAGCATATGGAGGCTCTGTTAAAAGTCATCTACGAGCTATACACAGACTATGTTCTGAAGAACCCGTTTTATGAGATGGAGATGCCAATTCGGTGTGAGCTCTTTGATCTCAACCTGTCACAGGCACTGCAGAAAGATCGCGTAGCATTGTTGGGACGATAG
- the LOC115747774 gene encoding YTH domain-containing protein ECT4, with the protein MDMHNINEHGNAETYLIQNTETNQLIASPQFERVESMYNEGPPEFLVDQGMYYPTANYGYYCTGIGTPNDLEDHNRVFGIDGPDVQYTGVQSESLPYVYYSPSYGYAESPYNPYNPYIPGAMIGVEGPFVGAQQYYPLSPYHNSVSSPAYIPILVQPDVNSPEALSNPGAGTISRHDARGLKNNVGSASTTFSRNSTKNSSNPANSQNRPLEVTRENVGQGKPAVTYGSVSSASVSNSTSSRVFQGRTTSNTIQHVDNNFSGKVPSHRNQLKVGYSDFGSSAYGWGAVEKPRPRLHLGRVQENASGPLDAQGEQNRGPRTNRSKSQLAVRAYTAKAGDSNEQGIIIIDGDQYNKDDFSVDYEDAKFFVIKSYSEDDVHKSIKYSVWSSTPHGNKKLQSAYDDAQKIAAVRTKSCPIFLFFSVNASGQFCGVAEMLGPVDFHKDMDFWQQDKWSGSFPVKWHIIKDVQNTAFRHIILENNENKPVTNSRDTQEIMHKQGLEMLKIFKNHSLKTSLLDDFMYYENRQKMMQEERATLLVRSFHPTFAIPTLEAPRRLFNIVNEPQREGKVIEPKDLNIARKNPMSDTEQVFLNSNAGGSATNVRSDEQKWLEHKDDGISTLKIGSLTINPKQADQVSVGSASGAAKVETVQAEVLTVGSMPVKVNGFNESSSSLTVGTIPLDPRALLAEREGASKGSPQK; encoded by the exons ATGGATATGCACAATATCAATGAGCATGGGAATGCAGAAACTTATCTG ATTCAAAATACTGAAACAAATCAGCTGATTGCAAGTCCACAATTCGAACGAGTAGAAAGCATGTATAATGAAGGACCCCCTGAGTTTCTTGTTGATCAGGGGATGTATTATCCTACTGCCAACTATGGTTATTATTGTACAG GAATTGGAACACCTAATGATTTGGAGGACCATAATAGAGTTTTTGGTATAGATGGTCCTGATGTCCAATATACT GGTGTACAATCTGAAAGTTTGCCTTATGTATATTATTCGCCTAGCTATGGATATGCAGAGTCTCCATACAACCCATACAACCCTTACATACCTGGTGCTATGATAGGTGTTGAAGGCCCATTTGTGGGGGCCCAACAGTATTACCCTTTATCCCCTTATCATAATTCTGTTTCTTCACCTGCCTATATTCCCATTCTTGTTCAACCGGATGTCAATTCCCCTGAAGCCTTGTCAAACCCTGGGGCTGGGACTATCTCTAGACATGATGCAAGAGGTTTAAAAAATAACGTTGGCTCTGCATCAACAACCTTCAGTAGGAACTCTActaaaaattcttccaatccAGCGAATTCTCAGAACAGGCCTTTGGAAGTTACAAGAGAGAATGTTGGTCAAGGAAAACCAGCTGTCACCTATGGAAGCGTTTCTTCTGCAAGTGTTTCAAATTCTACTTCGTCACGAGTATTTCAG GGTAGAACCACATCCAACACCATTCAGCATGTAGATAATAACTTTAGTGGCAAGGTTCCGTCTCACCGTAACCAGCTAAAGGTTGGTTATTCTGACTTTGGTTCAAGTGCTTATGGATGGGGTGCAGTGGAAAAACCTCGACCAAGATTACATCTTGGCAGAGTGCAGGAAAATGCTAGTGGCCCTTTAGATGCTCAGGGTGAACAAAATAGGGGTCCTCGAACCAACAGATCTAAAAGTCAGCTGGCTGTTAGGGCATACACAGCCAAGGCAGGAGATAGTAATGAACAAGGGATCATCATTATTGATGGCGACCAGTATAATAAAGATGATTTCTCTGTTGACTATGAGGATGCCAAGTTCTTTGTGATAAAGTCATACAGTGAGGATGACGTGCACAAGAGCATAAAGTATAGTGTTTGGTCATCTACTCCCCATGGAAACAAGAAGCTGCAGAGTGCTTATGACGATGCACAGAAGATAGCTGCAGTGAGAACTAAAAGCTGCCCtatcttcttatttttctca GTTAATGCCAGTGGGCAATTCTGTGGCGTGGCAGAGATGCTTGGACCAGTGGATTTTCACAAGGATATGGACTTTTGGCAACAAGATAAATGGAGTGGCAGCTTTCCTGTCAAGTGGCACATCATTAAAGATGTGCAAAATACTGCCTTTAGGCATATCATCTTAGAGAACAATGAAAACAAGCCAGTCACTAATAGCAGGGATACGCAAGAG ATTATGCATAAGCAGGGTCTGGAGATGCTTAAAATATTCAAGAATCATAGCTTGAAGACTTCTTTGCTGGATGACTTTATGTACTACGAAAATCGGCAGAAAATGATGCAGGAAGAGAGAGCTACGCTACTAGTGAGGAGTTTTCACCCTACATTTGCCATACCTACCTTAGAAGCTCCACGGAGATTGTTTAATATTGTCAATGAGCCCCAACGCGAAGGGAAAGTTATTGAGCCGAAAGATTTAAACATTGCAAGGAAGAATCCTATGTCGGATACTGAGCAGGTCTTTCTAAATAGCAATGCTGGTGGAAGTGCTACTAATGTAAGATCTGACGAGCAGAAATGGTTGGAACACAAAGATGATGGAATATCTACTCTGAAGATTGGTTCACTCACCATCAACCCAAAGCAGGCTGATCAGGTATCTGTGGGCAGTGCCTCTGGAGCTGCCAAAGTCGAAACTGTGCAAGCAGAAGTCCTCACTGTCGGTTCAATGCCTGTTAAAGTTAATGGATTCAACGAATCTTCGAGTTCTTTAACTGTGGGGACAATTCCACTTGATCCCAGAGCGCTCCTGGCAGAAAGAGAAGGTGCTTCTAAAGGCAGTCCGCAAAAATGA